A stretch of Anoplolepis gracilipes chromosome 12, ASM4749672v1, whole genome shotgun sequence DNA encodes these proteins:
- the LOC140671651 gene encoding uncharacterized protein isoform X1 has translation MESRVYWLFVICYVACILCRNALGESTKVFAPINDTSESNARIFKTENIRTVQSIETETRLDGITLKNDRSKFDISLVSPKNLSEIIKTSSDFLKTKCSRYCVQQVEKKTGKNNSVEDINLLLSFAGNKTEENKKLNIEILHDFLTDNSSNIKIIRHIFIDNKNSTNLDNCQKKNLMHKVNLSEHTETNFHIDANITEIVINILGTLSRAVLTISTKENFNKILNEDIQSKANISKTKEFNNLIKNVPEIKNNETTIYAIVRNSELNRRPKFVRVFKRSAEIIDKKKKRNNDDEIMSNNFSDVLFPSVESTVAKNIINYSSFSSSNNTLTSYGGIKFPQSTSKNSQEQQQKIESRSFEITSLNEDTKDMKLSTKDNRMMQIQDNDQNFSMQDFAQNIGDSFEKRKILLEVNPKSNLIATPGTTHRILFDVTNNCVLPVRYVIRARSSPLRILSLNPIPLWLGSGQTNSVPVDIFVPLGTQDTVNTLTLLIDGTEIPEKTVYVYVQNAISKNVDYIKPTLEYSFNSNCAGKLDRDRCEKTFWSADIIVQDFESGLKRVLSTPNGLYLRTKFVSGTKDRITFYYLSNCCSTTATITAIDIADNEYSRTVDVTAWDNLSQGEIAAIVLGVLLLLFLIILLIIAIVYCVRRKSSHDLPYTQRYGSRQPTRSEGTSF, from the exons ATGGAATCACGCGTGTACTGGCTTTTTGTGATATGTTATGTGGCTTGCATTTTATGCAGAAATGCACTCGGTGAATCAACAAAAGTTTTTGCGCCAATTAATGACACTTCTGAATCGAATGCAAGAATATTCAAGACAGAGAATATACGAACCGTGCAATCAATCGAGACGGAAACGAGGTTGGATGGGATTACTCTAAAGAATGACAGGTCtaaatttgacatttcgtTAGTATCTCCGAAGAATCTATcagagataataaaaacttcgagcgatttcttaaaaacaaaatgttctag GTATTGCGTACAACAggtggaaaaaaaaactggCAAAAACAATTCTGTCGAAGATATTAATCTTCTTTTGTCATTCGCCGGAAATAAAAccgaagagaataaaaaactCAACATAGAGatattac ATGATTTTTTAACGGATAATAGctcaaatataaagataataagacatatctttatcgataataaaaattcaacaaaCTTAGACAATTGTCaa aaaaaaaatttaatgcacaAGGTTAATCTAAGTGAACATACCGAAACCAATTTTCACATAGATGCTAATATAACTGAAATTGTAATTAACATTTTGGGAACTCTTTCGCGTGCAGTTCTGACTATATCTACAA AAGAGAactttaataagatattaaatgaaGACATACAAAGCAAAGCAAATATAAGTAAAACTAaagaattcaataatttaataaaa AATGTTCCCGAGATTAAGAATAATGAAACTACTATATATGCAATAGTAAGAAATTCTGAATTAAATAGGAGACCAAAGTTTGTACGTGTGTTTAAGAGATCAGcagaaattattgataaaaaaaaaaaaagaaataatgacgATGAAATAAtgtcaaacaatttttctgaTGTATTATTTCCTTCAGTCGAGTCTACTGTagcgaaaaatataatcaattattctaGTTTCTCTTCAAGTAATAATACTCTGACGAGTTATGGTGGTATTAAATTTCCACAGAGTACATCAAAAAACAGCCAg GAGCAACAGCAGAAAATTGAATCACGATCATTTGAAATTACATCGTTAAATGAAGATACGAAGGATATGAAACTATCCACTAAAGATAACAGAATGATGCAAATACAAGATAAtgatcaaaatttttctatgcaAGATTTTGCTCAAAATATTGGagattcttttgaaaaaagaaagatactGCTAGAAGTAAACCCAAAAAGTAACTTAATTGCTACTCCAGGAACAACACACAGAATTTTGTTTGATGTGACAAATAACTGCGTCCTTCCTGTGAGATATGTAATTCGAGCAAGAAGTTCGCCACTTAGAATTCTTAGTCTAAACCCAATTCC CTTGTGGTTAGGTTCAGGACAGACAAATTCTGTACCCGTGGATATCTTTGTACCATTGGGCACTCAAGATACTGTCAATACGCTTACGTTGTTGATCGATGGTACTGAAATACCAGAGAAGACAGTATATGTTTACGTACAAAATGCAATTTCCAAg AAcgttgattatataaaaccGACACTCGAATATTCGTTTAACAGCAATTGCGCTGGTAAGCTGGACAGAGATCGTTgcgaaaaaacattttggaGTGCTGACATCATAGTTCAAGATTTCGAATCAG gTTTGAAACGCGTTTTATCGACTCCAAATGGGCTATATTTACGAACTAAATTTGTAAGCGGCACAAAAGACCGTATAACATTTTACTATTTATCGAACTGTTGCTCCACAACAGCTACAATTACAGCAATAGATATAGCAGACAACGAGTATTCTCGTACTGTTGATGTAAcag catgGGATAATCTATCGCAAGGAGAGATAGCAGCTATCGTACTTGGTGTATTACTACTCCTCTTTCTTATAATACTTCTCATTATTGCAATAGTTTATTGTGTTCGTAGAAAGAGTAGTCATGACTTGCCTTATACACAAAGATATGGTTCTAGACAGCCAACTAGATCCGAAGGAACAAGCTTCTaa
- the LOC140671651 gene encoding uncharacterized protein isoform X2 gives MESRVYWLFVICYVACILCRNALGESTKVFAPINDTSESNARIFKTENIRTVQSIETETRLDGITLKNDRSKFDISLVSPKNLSEIIKTSSDFLKTKCSRYCVQQVEKKTGKNNSVEDINLLLSFAGNKTEENKKLNIEILHDFLTDNSSNIKIIRHIFIDNKNSTNLDNCQVNLSEHTETNFHIDANITEIVINILGTLSRAVLTISTKENFNKILNEDIQSKANISKTKEFNNLIKNVPEIKNNETTIYAIVRNSELNRRPKFVRVFKRSAEIIDKKKKRNNDDEIMSNNFSDVLFPSVESTVAKNIINYSSFSSSNNTLTSYGGIKFPQSTSKNSQEQQQKIESRSFEITSLNEDTKDMKLSTKDNRMMQIQDNDQNFSMQDFAQNIGDSFEKRKILLEVNPKSNLIATPGTTHRILFDVTNNCVLPVRYVIRARSSPLRILSLNPIPLWLGSGQTNSVPVDIFVPLGTQDTVNTLTLLIDGTEIPEKTVYVYVQNAISKNVDYIKPTLEYSFNSNCAGKLDRDRCEKTFWSADIIVQDFESGLKRVLSTPNGLYLRTKFVSGTKDRITFYYLSNCCSTTATITAIDIADNEYSRTVDVTAWDNLSQGEIAAIVLGVLLLLFLIILLIIAIVYCVRRKSSHDLPYTQRYGSRQPTRSEGTSF, from the exons ATGGAATCACGCGTGTACTGGCTTTTTGTGATATGTTATGTGGCTTGCATTTTATGCAGAAATGCACTCGGTGAATCAACAAAAGTTTTTGCGCCAATTAATGACACTTCTGAATCGAATGCAAGAATATTCAAGACAGAGAATATACGAACCGTGCAATCAATCGAGACGGAAACGAGGTTGGATGGGATTACTCTAAAGAATGACAGGTCtaaatttgacatttcgtTAGTATCTCCGAAGAATCTATcagagataataaaaacttcgagcgatttcttaaaaacaaaatgttctag GTATTGCGTACAACAggtggaaaaaaaaactggCAAAAACAATTCTGTCGAAGATATTAATCTTCTTTTGTCATTCGCCGGAAATAAAAccgaagagaataaaaaactCAACATAGAGatattac ATGATTTTTTAACGGATAATAGctcaaatataaagataataagacatatctttatcgataataaaaattcaacaaaCTTAGACAATTGTCaa GTTAATCTAAGTGAACATACCGAAACCAATTTTCACATAGATGCTAATATAACTGAAATTGTAATTAACATTTTGGGAACTCTTTCGCGTGCAGTTCTGACTATATCTACAA AAGAGAactttaataagatattaaatgaaGACATACAAAGCAAAGCAAATATAAGTAAAACTAaagaattcaataatttaataaaa AATGTTCCCGAGATTAAGAATAATGAAACTACTATATATGCAATAGTAAGAAATTCTGAATTAAATAGGAGACCAAAGTTTGTACGTGTGTTTAAGAGATCAGcagaaattattgataaaaaaaaaaaaagaaataatgacgATGAAATAAtgtcaaacaatttttctgaTGTATTATTTCCTTCAGTCGAGTCTACTGTagcgaaaaatataatcaattattctaGTTTCTCTTCAAGTAATAATACTCTGACGAGTTATGGTGGTATTAAATTTCCACAGAGTACATCAAAAAACAGCCAg GAGCAACAGCAGAAAATTGAATCACGATCATTTGAAATTACATCGTTAAATGAAGATACGAAGGATATGAAACTATCCACTAAAGATAACAGAATGATGCAAATACAAGATAAtgatcaaaatttttctatgcaAGATTTTGCTCAAAATATTGGagattcttttgaaaaaagaaagatactGCTAGAAGTAAACCCAAAAAGTAACTTAATTGCTACTCCAGGAACAACACACAGAATTTTGTTTGATGTGACAAATAACTGCGTCCTTCCTGTGAGATATGTAATTCGAGCAAGAAGTTCGCCACTTAGAATTCTTAGTCTAAACCCAATTCC CTTGTGGTTAGGTTCAGGACAGACAAATTCTGTACCCGTGGATATCTTTGTACCATTGGGCACTCAAGATACTGTCAATACGCTTACGTTGTTGATCGATGGTACTGAAATACCAGAGAAGACAGTATATGTTTACGTACAAAATGCAATTTCCAAg AAcgttgattatataaaaccGACACTCGAATATTCGTTTAACAGCAATTGCGCTGGTAAGCTGGACAGAGATCGTTgcgaaaaaacattttggaGTGCTGACATCATAGTTCAAGATTTCGAATCAG gTTTGAAACGCGTTTTATCGACTCCAAATGGGCTATATTTACGAACTAAATTTGTAAGCGGCACAAAAGACCGTATAACATTTTACTATTTATCGAACTGTTGCTCCACAACAGCTACAATTACAGCAATAGATATAGCAGACAACGAGTATTCTCGTACTGTTGATGTAAcag catgGGATAATCTATCGCAAGGAGAGATAGCAGCTATCGTACTTGGTGTATTACTACTCCTCTTTCTTATAATACTTCTCATTATTGCAATAGTTTATTGTGTTCGTAGAAAGAGTAGTCATGACTTGCCTTATACACAAAGATATGGTTCTAGACAGCCAACTAGATCCGAAGGAACAAGCTTCTaa
- the LOC140671869 gene encoding uncharacterized protein: METNDPSGRLTAEDLSDCISDSSHSESQLRAFQSYERIKELNLSIDKPKEDASTEPKDFHLSLEGRTSLRFDEFSCENSTRNLTMTLNKNKDYGYSANNLSEINYPLDRLNENEESSDATTLCRSKNSSSKNVLFNLRETKQRSPHASLSSLDRYSKDLNFVVEKEMKDFGLLKNYSLDRMKEFNFSLDRMRDSHISSLALERLRGGAGLLENPGMLEHKEFRNLQVQPRNPDLETIALERMRRSHLLGTELSAQSLSTQVPHPQSITHMQHSQQQQQQQAKSFTIDAILGLRNNQREKRNQQQQYRKHQGQEGTTKNSSSSSGSGGGGKVKRVRTIFTAEQLERLEGEFARQQYMVGPERLYLAHALRLTEAQVKVWFQNRRIKWRKLHHEQQSQRVHEFQRTLNTSLEHEDSNDADKW; encoded by the exons ATGGAGACGAACGATCCGTCGGGCAGATTAACGGCGGAAGACTTATCGGATTGTATAAGCGACAGTAGTCATTCGGAATCACAATTAAGAGCGTTTCAAAGTTATGAGCGCATCAAAGAATTGAATTTGTCCATTGATAAACCTAAGGAAGATGCGTCAACGGAACCAAAGGATTTTCATCTCAGCCTCGAAGGCAGAACATCTCTTCGATTCGACGAATTTTCATGCGAAAATTCAACGAGAAATCTAACTATGACACtgaataaaaacaaagattACGGTTATTCCGCCAATAATttgagtgaaattaattatccatTAGACAGATTGAACGAGAACGAGGAATCGTCAGATGCTACGACGCTTTGCAGGTCCAAAAATTCCAGCTCCAAGAACGTGCTGTTTAATTTGCGCGAAACCAAACAAAGGAGTCCTCATGCGTCATTATCCTCTTTAGACAGATATAGCAAGGATCTCAATTTCGTAGTGGAGAAGGAGATGAAAGACTTTGGGTTGCTCAAGAATTACAGTCTCGATCGCATGAAGGAGTTTAACTTTTCCTTGGACAGAATGAGAGACAGTCACATTAGCAGTCTGGCCCTCGAGAGGCTGCGCGGCGGCGCTGGTTTGCTAGAGAATCCAGGCATGCTGGAACACAAGGAATTCAGGAATCTGCAAGTACAACCAAGGAACCCCGATCTCGAAACCATAGCACTGGAGCGCATGAGACGCTCGCATCTCCTGGGTACGGAATTATCCGCGCAAAGCCTGTCGACGCAAGTGCCGCATCCGCAATCAATCACGCATATGCAGCATTCTcaacaacagcaacagcaacaaGCAAAGTCCTTCACTATCGATGCTATTTTGGGTCTGAGGAATAATCAACGAGAGAAACGAAATCAACAACAACAATACAGAAAACATCAAG GCCAAGAAGGCACAACAAAAAACAGTAGTTCGAGTTCCGGTTCTGGTGGAGGCGGAAAAGTTAAGAGAGTGCGAACGATCTTCACGGCAGAGCAATTGGAGCGCCTGGAAGGCGAGTTTGCACGTCAGCAATACATGGTGGGCCCTGAAAGATTGTACCTGGCTCATGCACTTCGATTGACTGAGGCCCAAGTCAAAGTTTGGTTCCAGAATCGCCGTATCAAGTGGCGAAAGTTGCATCACGAGCAACAGAGCCAGAGGGTGCACGAATTTCAACGCACTTTGAACACCTCTTTGGAGCACGAGGATAGCAACGACGCCGATAAATGGTGA
- the LOC140671847 gene encoding uncharacterized protein, with translation MEQIGRNKTKYTSPHTSTWSTKQITDTRVLPDAYWKYSQRNNQETTDKNTRRHQNLISEPTVSYYSSANSYKTLKHNTYPRSMPLKYPSTEAQQQYQQNTTKSSRNKDYINNVAVVDKDRYKNRQEDESNVEYMDEELGNFTEDNVEDDVEEEAENDQEKVGESLDKEYDEQEADDEIDEESDVPVEPHAMQRNAAKKDASLRTQQRMQINQQQSPHRIRYSQYSPKLYQAPLSTRYYRNIPDRDIHEALSEEDLYTAQTLKNPPRRSSADYNQNWIPQRNSTNRYDTMISPMQSSRRAQTRPEIKPFTETDIVDKRKCSRCGNVSIRKPSTSKRNCRFQDDPNFSTREHFGDDAEILDQSWCGYCKPKYHVVENMGPCEIPSPTLYSMKTRRSRDSNIPMYETLEGKHPMDELSHKFARMSTRYTKDTPNILRDRTRRSAQTAQGATRMSVHYNA, from the exons ATGGAACAAATTGGAAGAAATAAGACAAAGTACACTTCACCACATACATCTACATGGTCTACTAAACAAATTACTGATACTAGAGTCCTACCTGATGCATATTGGAAATATTCTCAAAGAAACAATCAAGAAACAACTGATAAAAACACtag ACGTCATCAAAACCTCATATCAGAACCAACGGTGAGCTATTATTCCTCCGCAAATTCCTACAAGACTCTTAAACATAATACTTATCCACGTTCGATGCCTTTGAAATATCCCTCTACTGAAGCACAGCAACAATATCAACAAAATACTACAAAATCTAgtagaaataaagattatattaacaaCGTTGCTGTGGTAGACAAAGATCGGTATAAGAATCGGCAAGAAGATGAAAGTAATGTAGAATACATGGACGAAGAATTAGGAAATTTTACAGAAGATAATGTAGAGGATGATGTTGAAGAAGAAG CAGAAAACGATCAAGAGAAGGTCGGCGAGTCTCTCGATAAGGAGTATGATGAACAAGAAGCAGATGATGAGATAGATGAAGAATCTGATGTACCTGTCGAACCACACGCGATGCAACGAAATGCAGCTAAGAAAGATGCTTCGCTGCGAACGCAGCAACGAATGCAAATCAATCAACAACAAAGTCCGCATAGAATTCGTTATTCTCAATATTCGCCAAAACTGTATCAAGCTCCTTTATCAACAAG GTATTACCGCAACATACCCGATCGTGATATTCATGAAGCGTTATCGGAAGAAGATCTATATACAGCTCAAACATTGAAAAATCCTCCCCGAAGATCATCAGCggattataatcaaaattggaTTCCGCAGAGGAATTCAACCAATCGATATGATACAATGATCTCGCCAATGCAGTCAAGCCGCCGAGCACAGACGAGACCAGAAATAAAGCCTTTTACGGAAACAGATATtgttgataaaagaaaatgtagcCGTTGTGGTAATGTCTCGATTAGGAAACCGTCAACCTCCAAAAGGAATTGTAGATTTCAAGATGACCCTAATTTCTCGACTAGAGAGCATTTTG GCGATGATGCCGAGATCCTCGATCAATCCTGGTGCGGGTATTGTAAGCCAAAATACCACGTTGTAGAAAATATGGGACCTTGTGAAATTCCATCACCGACTTTGTATTCGATGAAAACGCGACGGTCCAGGGATTCTAATATACCAATGTACGAAACGTTGGAAGGAAAACATCCGATGGACGAGTTATCACATAAATTCGCACGAATGTCAACTAGATATACCAAAGACACACCAAATATTTTACGCGATAGGACCAGACGCTCTGCGCAGACAGCGCAGGGTGCAACCAGAATGTCCGTTCATTATAATGCTTGA